Proteins from one Anastrepha obliqua isolate idAnaObli1 chromosome 2, idAnaObli1_1.0, whole genome shotgun sequence genomic window:
- the LOC129237444 gene encoding uncharacterized protein LOC129237444 has product MSELQIKNLIDLSIEDDDEELVTSTDRSETSLSNGHQKVYEQPTIECTMPDCLMVAKGEGRESDNNPFDFVQTLSSRSEDPFDIVEKEACVKARYSVQPAQEVKVGKLLSISDDNIIDDDNWRMNENTAIERITQKTVFDMTATNVSSSVYHSALEHDLDNESPPVSMSIKSTPETCSSAFESDESSANSTDNCSAKIRKALVTSKRLLKLSIANSTFNSPLSCRSRQGESGVSRVFSAAAHFSDYMLGTESPLKLVDDDLMMEEPPKRSNPEKDFEADLKMLSIPMLRKLSSPLPEETSLNVKEANESIPIAQNVTSPGLSAIREKLWAKQMESCKGQNVLSLIDNLKSLLCGNAIADEEKMEQANSLLKQLSATLNTDKGEDNDKKAQNKGSCEGSLQVPQTIVRQGTFDMELQPLAQEKSDHTEVTSPISADTSRMTHSLHSVQLLSPSKEVPDVMVKSSSTYDCEPIAERENLLSPHVDAISPITSPNFKPNLSNAATSYADVNDIIEQISKLLDQHQMTLQATNSDSKNGSDLSGSNVQQQPSMYNPTFIVVMPRNSVQSTKKQNANISICEDFFEDANSNIAMRRRSQSLSLHDKIKILKLPVRPNPSKSGASGSSDLECVPQIDISTSDVKTPLRRPVRRNSVSSDMPRTPLNRGTSLANARRVQNSQIQSRHVLGPSKQLESEIQQQAVVHPIPRTNLNVFKPDLKKKTKQQTTKTSIMASREPLKAVIPIKKVAPMLTATMATPEGPVANSRLLFQKDSTETSMHLLTKCGKMSNTSTPMPPAKSTGKIPVLPNACSTPAFSSAKANTSGNVTKKTSTPTSILQQPFASTSGVKKRSLSELPRSKSPGRLRNSLPGPSLSTLKSRQPIKQSNVSKPATSRLSTRLNTRSSLSAAPTSTNKENKKP; this is encoded by the exons ATGAGtgaacttcaaataaaaaatttgatcgACCTAAGCATTGAAGATGACGATGAAGAGTTGGTAACCTCAACTGATCGATCGGAAACAAGTCTTTCAAATGGGCACCAAAAAGTCTATGAGCAACCAACTATAGAGTGCACAATGCCTGATTGTCTAATGGTGGCAAAGGGAGAAGGACGAGAAAGTGACAATAATCCTTTTGACTTCGTGCAGACATTGTCAAGTCGCTCAGAAGACCCTTTTGATATAGTAGAAAAAGAAGCATGTGTTAAG GCGCGATATTCTGTGCAACCGGCACAGGAAGTAAAAGTGGGAAAACTTTTGTCGATAAGCGATGATAATATAATAGATGATGATAATTGGCGCATGAACGAAAATACAGCGATTGAAAGAATTACACAGAAAACTGTTTTTGACATGACGGCCACTAACGTGAGTTCGTCCGTTTACCATTCAGCTCTGGAACACGATTTAGATAATGAGAGTCCGCCAGTTTCAATGTCCATTAAGTCTACACCAGAAACCTGTAGCTCAGCCTTCGAAAGCGATGAAAGTTCTGCAAACAGTACAGATAACTGTTCTGCAAAAATTCGGAAAGCATTAGTAACTAGTAAGCGTTTACTCAAACTAAGCATAGCGAATTCAACATTTAATTCGCCATTGAGTTGTCGCTCACGACAGGGAGAGAGTGGGGTTTCAAGAGTTTTCTCTGCTGCCGCACACTTCAGTGATTACATGCTAGGCACAGAATCTCCGTTAAAATTGGTGGATGATGATCTTATGATGGAAGAACCGCCAAAACGATCAAACCCGGAAAAAGATTTTGAGGctgatttaaaaatgttaagtatTCCCATGTTGAGAAAATTGTCCTCTCCACTGCCTGAAGAAACATCGTTAAATGTGAAAGAAGCAAATGAATCAATTCCTATTGCGCAAAATGTGACATCTCCTGGTTTATCGGCGATTCGAGAAAAATTATGGGCAAAGCAGATGGAATCTTGCAAAGGCCAAAATGTTTTGTCGTTAATAGATAATTTAAAATCCCTGCTGTGTGGAAAtgctattgcagacgaagaaaAAATGGAACAAGCAAATAGTTTGTTAAAACAACTTAGCGCAACCTTAAATACAGATAAAGGAGAAGATAACGACAAAAAGGCACAAAATAAAGGCAGCTGCGAAGGATCACTGCAAGTACCACAAACTATCGTCCGACAAGGAACTTTTGACATGGAACTACAG CCGTTAGCGCAAGAAAAGAGTGACCACACTGAAGTTACATCGCCAATATCTGCTGATACTTCACGCATGACGCATTCTTTACATTCAGTGCAATTATTGTCACCATCGAAGGAAGTACCAGATGTTATGGTGAAGTCATCCTCTACTTATGATTGTGAACCTATAGCCGAAAGGGAAAATCTTCTGTCACCACACGTAGATGCCATTTCACCAATTACGTCACCGAATTTTAAGCCCAATTTATCGAATGCAGCAACATCATACGCTGACGTAAACGATATCATTGAGCAAATTAGTAAATTGCTCGATCAACACCAGATGACATTGCAAGCAACCAATAGCGATAGTAAGAACGGTAGCGATTTATCAGGAAGTAATGTGCAACAACAACCGTCAATGTATAATCCTACATTTATTGTGGTTATGCCAAGAAATTCCGTTCAGTCGACTAAGAAGCAAAATGCTAATATTTCAATTTGTGAGGACTTTTTTGAAGACGCGAATAGTAATATAGCAATGCGTCGGCGTTCGCAGTCTTTGTCACTACATGATAAAATCAAGATTTTAAAACTCCCGGTGCGACCGAATCCGTCTAAATCCGGAGCATCAGGCTCGTCAGACCTTGAGTGTGTCCCTCAAATTGATATAAGTACATCCGATGTAAAAACACCATTACGTCGTCCTGTGAGAAGAAACTCGGTCTCCAGTGATATGCCTCGCACACCGCTGAATCGCGGAACTAGTTTGGCAAACGCTAGGCGAGTCCAAAA ttcaCAAATTCAATCACGTCACGTACTCGGTCCTTCTAAGCAACTCGAAAGTGAAATTCAGCAGCAAGCTGTTGTTCATCCAATTCCACGAACCAATCTCAATGTATTTAAACctgatttgaagaaaaaaactaagCAACAAACAACGAAAACATCCATAATGGCATCTCGTGAACCACTCAAAGCTGTGATACCCATAAAGAAAGTAGCACCAATGCTCACGGCTACCATGGCTACACCCGAGGGACCTGTTGCGAATTCACGATTGCTATTTCAAAAGGACAGTACGGAAACTTCAATGCATTTACTTACAAAATGTGGTAAAATGTCGAATACAAGCACGCCAATGCCACCAGCAAAGAGTACTGGTAAAATACCTGTGTTGCCCAATGCCTGTTCCACTCCTGCATTTTCAAGTGCTAAGGCAAATACGAGTGGCAATGTAACAAAGAAAACTTCCACGCCTACTTCCATATTACAGCAACCGTTTGCGAGTACTTCTGGGGTTAAAAAACGGTCTTTGTCAGAGCTGCCCAGGTCCAAATCGCCGGGGCGCTTGCGCAATAGTTTGCCGGGACCATCATTATCAACACTCAAGAGCAGGCAGCCAATAAAACAATCGAATGTTTCAAAACCGGCCACTTCGAGATTG AGTACACGGTTAAATACGCGATCATCGCTTAGTGCTGCACCTACTTCTACTaacaaggaaaataaaaaaccttaa
- the LOC129237446 gene encoding uncharacterized protein LOC129237446 encodes MEYNIYDSKTEDSTRSTIAMSRSTNSKALLSQNSHGQTRTKKIRYFFWPFVFGVNLYDFLGLCNLVPTHSLHLSRPFLMSTSKFQVFHKSQSQAHDLPTISN; translated from the exons ATGGAGTATAATATTTACGATTCGAAAACG GAAGATTCCACCAGAAGTACCATTGCTATGTCACGCAGCACTAATAGTAAAGCTCTTTTATCACAG AACTCACATGGACAAACTAGGACGAAGAAGATTCGTTATTTCTTCTGGCCATTTGTATTTGGTGTTAACCTGTATGATTTTCTTGGCCTGTGTAACCTAGTTCCCACACACAGTCTTCACTTGTCTCGACCGTTTCTGATGAGCACCTCAAAGTTTCAGGTGTTCCACAAATCGCAATCACAGGCGCACGACTTACCTACGATCTCCAACTAA